A segment of the Scomber japonicus isolate fScoJap1 chromosome 5, fScoJap1.pri, whole genome shotgun sequence genome:
GCATTCCTGCAGACCTGCAATCAAACAATTTAATCTTCATCATCTAAAATTACACTGCAATATTCTTGAGTATCTGCATTTAATTTCTTTAAGTAGCCATTTAATCGTCCAATATCAAGAACCACTGACAGCAGACACTGAAACATGAGTGGCACTGGTCAATTTCATTAGAAAGAAAAGCTAGTAATTAGTTTAATTTATACATAATCATCAACATGGTGAGTGACAGGTTGGGGAGGGGGGCTACCCCAGTGAGACATGATACCTGGTTCAGTGTAGATTTAAATAtgtgtgatgtttttatgtGCTGAGTTGCACATGTTGAAAGAGGTAGAAATGTGAGACTTCATTAGATGATGCTGAAAACAACACCAGAGTCAAAAGACCTTCAGAGGTTTAGGTGACATCCTGCTCTGCTATGGGATTGAACTTTCTAGCTCTTCACTGACAAAGACCTGAAatatgtgtttgcattttttttgtattttttcccgTTTTAGAATCAGTTAATTAAATTGTGTAATACTTCAGTTATGACAAAcaagaagtttaaaaaaatgatattataaGTTATGTATATTATTCCAAATATGtcagtaatttaaaaaatgttatcttTAGCCTGTTAGAAAAAATTGTCTTGTCAGAATTACTAGACTACAACATATCTTCTCTGCTTTAATAGTGCCCAAAATGTACAAGTCCAAACTGCCAATGAAACCAACACTGCATATGAAAGTTTCTCAAGTGAGAAGATGTTTGCTCTCAGGACTTGGCTCACAAATGTGTGcactagaaacacacacacacacacctcttacAGGACACAGATCGATTTATTTCAAATAACAAAGCTACATCGCCCACAGGAAGTGGGAAGCAGCCATCGTGAAGATGGGAAAAGGGGAAGACTGAAAACTACCAGAGCCTAAagatttttgtttgatttgttaatggactatttattttgaaatattatttattttcttagtAGATAGGTTTCAGTTAACTTGTTATGTTATTATAGATGATGATTTGATGGTTTAATTGTTAGTCACTGTCCcccttttgtgtctgtgttggacTAGTCcacgtgtatatatatatataaacccTGTGTTTCACTTGTTAGAGAGGTCAGTTTTGATTGTGTTGCCTTAAGTTGAAGCCTTAGtttcattattgtttatttgaccACAGATTTTTGGGCCcaacttttgttctttttctagttatttaatcattaattttgtaacttttttggatttttgtatacttaaattaaatattttcctttttacacCGGTGTCCTTTGTCTTGAGTAATGTCTTTGAGTAatgtgagttttttttgttttgcatttgatCATACAAGTGAAATGTTTCAAGGCTTTTCCCCTCGGTACATTTGTAACATTATGATCCAAGGTATATGCATGAGCAACACATGGAAATCAATATAGCTGTACAGCAAATAAAACTCCACTTACCGCAGGATTTCTTTGCGAGTAAAAAACGTGCAATCCTtcaatgagaagaaaacagcGTGTCAAATGTCACATTTCACTGACCATACTGTGATAAATACATGGCACAATAATCATTTTACATCATCTACAAAGGGCCTGAAAACCATGACACATCTATGAGTCACAGAAAATACCGAAAGGCATGTGAACAGCCCTTACTGTAAGCGTTACACAAGCTCTCCGGTTTCTGTTAAATGATGATGCTTGTGAGTGTTGTCACCTGCCACTTGCAATGGGAATGATGAGGCAGGGGAACATGATCTAGTGTTGTCTGTAGGAGGCGTGCATGTGTTGGCACATGCGTTATCCAACAGCCCCACTAGAGGCACTTCAATTTACATCTCCCATTGTATCTATTCTGTCTGAGCTGTGCTCCTGAGTGTGAGAGGCAGAGCCAGCTCTAAACACAGTGTAACCTTTGTTGAtgcaaagtcaaataaaaacagacctACTAGCAGTATTTGGTTGGTAATACTTGTGTGTGAACATATTTACAGCAATAAATGGCGAGTCATCAAAACCTGCAATACTCCATCATACACccaacaaaatgaaaagatCAGTGAAGTGTTTGTGCATTCCTCAATCTGGTCCATGAACTTTGAACACCTTTGTAACCAAAAACAAAGCCTAAGGCAGCTGGTGCCTCATGTATCCTAAATATTGTATCCtaccaataaaataaacagaaacagaaagcaaCAGTCTAACAAGGGCTTGTAAAGAGTAACAGGAGTAACCAGAGAGGCTCTTGAGAACCAAACTGTCTACTGAGAGTAGAGTTTCACAGCATATCACGCTGGCTTGACATCAATTATTAAGTCACGCCTAATGACATGATAAACCTGTGCAGATGAAGATGCGTTTCCTCACATGGAGAAGCTGGACTAGTGCAGGCCATAGAAGGTCAGGTCTTCTTAGATGGTCCCACAAAGAATACAAGATCCTGCAGTTTGCAATGAAATCAAAACCCTCTGCTAATCTCACCTATCAAGACTTGCACTGCTTGCATTGGACTGACATCATCAAGTATTAGCCTATTAATGATCAGTACAATTCAATATTGAACATTTTCTTCTCTATCTTACAAGATctacatttacacattaaagCTAAGACATATAAAGGTGCTGTCAGTAGTGACAAGCTTAATATcagaaaaataatgataaaataatattgtgttataataatATGCCATCATTATATTCATAACATTCCTCACTGAACTAAACCTAGGACCTGTAGCATAGGTCATCATTTACATCTagaaatactaaataaatatcAGGACATTTGCCTTTGCTGGTTTGGGTGTTGACAATATTAAAGAGTGGGCTATGATGGAGGAAATAACAGTCTGTAGCTTTCCTAATTCAAGTAGACAGTGGCATGCAATCTCACCTGGTAGGCATCCAGTTGCTCGTCGGTAAATATGGTCTGCTTATTACCCATCTCTATCAAGTCATCTGTTGTTTGTACACATTCACAACACTGAACGTCCAAAGCCTTTTCTCATTGAAAGGCATTTAGGGGCTCTCGCGGAGTCAAAGTCTCCGCACAGGAGGAGTCGACGACGCTGCAAACTCTCAAAAAATGTTGGTGTCCATACAGGTGATGTCGGCCATGACTGCAATAACGAATAAGATGCAAAAACATAACCAGGTgaaagtaaaagagagagagcggagCCCGGTTGTGTGGACTGGACAGCGGAGGTCGTATGTATGTGGAGTTCAAGGACTGTAAGCTGATCTgcttctcctctgctgtccaCTGGAGTCAAGACAAACCAATAGCACCtcagctaaataaataaataaataaataaataaataacagtgaGCTGGAGCCTGCTGGTATGAGCTGTGTAAACTGGGGTGCAGGGCTCCTTGTGATCAAAAGGATAGATGCACACGTACCTGTCCTGCTTTCACATGATAGATTTTAATGATGGTTGGCCTGAAACAACTTCATTCTTTTTgattgaggaaaaaaaatatattattattattattatgttagaAAGGGAGCACTTTAATGTGCTAAATGGTCAAGGAGATGCTATGATGTTATGTAGTTTGGCATCATTCAATCTATAACCATATTTTATAACTGTTTTTTGTAGATTAAACTCTTAATTAGGTTGATGTTAAATTCTGAATCTTAACTGTGAATGTAACATACAGGATTTGTCTAAAATGGACTGTAGTGGAAGTACAAAGTAGCAGCATCAAGAGGAAATATACAGTACacctgagtaaaaaaaaaaacacaaatctaaatatttttttagaaatacatctTGCTTTACTTTCAATGACAAGAAAAGATTGGGGAAGTTACTGTCTCTGTCTAGTGATGGTGGGTTATTGTATGCATGCAGCCTCCTCCATCTGACAGAGCCAGGTTTCAGTGTAATGCATCCCTACATTTCATTACAAATGCAACGTCCCTTACTGACCTTTGCATTCTTTATGATTTGGTGTTTATCACTGACTATTTGCATACAATACtggtttaaatatatatatccagCTTACCTCTGTACCCCTCTCTGTTTCAGCTCTGGTAGTCTATAATGCTGCTCAAATTGCTTTTTAATGTACCCTGGATTTTGACAAACTGCATTTTCTTCTTGAGCACAGAATAATCTGCACAATTAGAAACATTTATAGGCTATGAATTTAAAGGCAGAATGTGGCGGTGGAGGCATGTAGATGTTTTTCATATGTTTGAAtcgttttttttctgttttatggtgaatttttgtttaacatgttgtatatgtttcattttatgttataatttggCTGCTACCTTGGCCAGGTCTCTCTTGTGAAAGATTTATCTCTCAATGTGACttcctaataaaataaaaaatacattaaatgtatgattttggTACCATAATAGATACTTGAATGCACTTTCCATTCAAATCTACTTTAAATGGTACATTTTATATAGGCTATTTCACCACTGATTGGATTAGAATTTTCAAGCTCATTATTTATCACAATTTTGATCTGAATCTGTACAATTATAGACTATCAATTAGATCAAATACAAAACATCTTGGAAAAAAAATTTCCGTTTGTGCTGGAACAAGAACAAAACTTTTAATTGATACCACAGTAGCCTATAACCTGTTGCACCATAGCAACATGGAGCAAATACTGGAGCATTTTCCCCAACCAGGTCCTCATCCTCCATCAGCCCTCCTCCTCAGCTCACTGCGTGCTGGACTGCGGAGGCTGAGGTCCGTCTCATCCACCTGGTGCTACTGCAGCACACTGAGCGAGTCCTGTCCGCACCACAGGACAGATGCCAGTTTCACACTTCCCCCCAAATTACCACTGCCTTGCCTTGTTGTCACTACACTGGTTAAATCGTCGCTCTTAATTACGAAAGGTAGCTTTCTAAGTAGCAAAGTTGCCCACCATGGACGTAAAGCGAGATAAAGACCAAGGTAAGTTATGATGGATAGCTCGTTGCTACGTCGCTATGCTAGCCATTAGCGGCTTATGCTAAATGTAGCAACAGCGTATCGTTTGCTGTTACACAACATTTTACGTGGTTCATCATCAGAAAGGGGGAAAGGGGACTATTGCCATTTTCATTAAATAACCCACCCACTTTCACTCGGCTGATTCATCCTCACGACATCACACATCCGCCGCCTCACGACTCTCACAGCAATGAAACAggtagctaacattagccaccaaCATTTTAATGGTTGCTCACTGTCAAGCTAAAGATCGTCACCTTCATTTCTTGTAGGTGTCAAACATATGCACAATATATGTTTGGTGGCACGCCTCCCACTCACCAAAGTTTTTTAACCAGTTTTATGTACCAGTCCTTGTATCAGctgaaatatataaagttatttaaataaagactgCGATGATGTTAATCTGAAAACAGGATGTGACAGGCGACCGCATCATTAATTAAGGTTATGTCTGGTTAACAAGCGGCTCGACTCAGGAAAGTAAGTCATTCATTCGTGCAGGCTCACAAAAATTGTTCATGTGTAGTTTGTGAGCTGGGGACTGATTCTGCCTCGGGGAAATAAACCAAATATAACGCTGAATTGTTATTCATGCTACCCCCATCACTAACAATATACAGAGCAGCAATCTGCCTCTTTGTGACCCTGAAACTCAGCATGCTGCCAGATATGATATTCATGGTCTGTTTAAATTGGCTGAATGTACTGTTTAGAAATGATTGCATGAGTTATCTGCTTGTTCTCCTGTAAACAGGGGCAGACACATTGCTTCCAGCGCTCTCCTTTCGCAGTGCTGACTCACAAAAATAAGGAATCTGTGGTTGTGCTGCATATTTTTCAGGAAAGTGAATGTGCTTTATTATTGCTGTGTTTCTTCCAGATGCAGACTGTGAGAAGGTAACTGCGGTGCTGCTCAAGTCACGTACAGGAGAATTCGATTTGGAGTCAATACTTTTTCTTAAATTGAGAGGTCTTGGTAAGGTCAGATTATTTTATTCACTATTTAAAATTGTCAAAAATTGATTcataatttaatttgttgtaTGATATATTATGTGTCTTACAGGAATACATGATCTCGGATGCATAGGGGAGTGCATGAATTTGGAAAGACTGGACCTTTCTGGAAATAACATCACAAATTTAGCTGCGCTGTCATCTCTTCGGCTTCTTTGTGTTCTCAATTTGTCTGCTAACAGGATTTCCAATTTGGGTAAGGCGTGATTACGTTTTTATTTCCGTGCTGTAAAAGCACCTGTCATAGTCTCCACTATGAATaggattagattttttttttaatttaatgggtttttttttaatatttccagaGCCCCTGCACAACTGTGACAATTTACAGAACTTAAACCTGGCTGGTAATAACATATCCAGGTATCACTATGTATTCATTCTCAAATGCCTACCCTAGattaataaaaatgtggatATACTGTAAATTACTTGTTAATTGCATATGTAGTTGTTAAGCATGAAAATATTTTGCTATTTGTAATTACAGTTTTAAAGAACAGTATTCTGAGCTGGTCatgtaaaataatttcatatctgttttgttttgtctacaGTATTGAGAGCTTTCACTGCCTTAAGTCTTTGAGAAAGCTGGAAAATATACGACTTAAAGACAACACATACAATTACACTAATCCAGgtaattttcattttctttgtttgaaaacaaacaagacatttgattgAAAAATCTTTGTAAGTAAACTCAAAATGACGTGTCTTTCAGTGTGCAGAAACACACCATATAGAACCATAATTCTTGAGATGTTCCCCACCATCAAAGTGCTGGATGGTAAGATTGTTTTTAtctgattgtttttatttttttgtatatgcTATGTTCTTGAGAATACGTTATCGTGtgttaactttttttctttatttaaattgtAGGTGAGAGAGTGGTTGGACGTGGTAGTGATTTGTACCAATTATGTAAAGACATCGATGACACCATCAAAGGTACCCCTGGTAACTAGTATGCTAGTTTATCATGGTTGATAACTCCACCGATCAGATTAAGTTGATGAATGTAGTATTTTCATGTTATAGTGACTTTACTGGCATGTCTTtggtgttttcattttcaaataaaaccTAGTTGAGCTGAAAGGCTGTGATAAATAactatgtttttgtttctttttgtgcaTGGTTAGCTGGTTTATACAAGAATGGACAGCTCATTGAACATCCTGATTGCAAGCCATGGGTGGAGGATACTTACTGGGAGATAAAAAGATCAAACAATGCCATTATTGAGGAAGCATACAAACAGTTTAATGGTAAGAGGTTTTGTTTGCATGTGATCTAACCAGTTGTCTATTCAGCTGGTTCATGTTTAGTGCAATTTCTAATGTGATCTTTGTCCAATATTTCTCATTCTACAGATGTTCTTCATGAATGCAGACTCCTTAACAACAGAGCAACTCATGTGATTTCTCAAACTGAAAGATCTATGAGCCTGAAGAAGCAGCCAAAGCAGTATGCCATCTGAATTGAGCTCTTTTGGACACTTTTGTGCTCAACTTTGTGATGTacgattaaaaaagaaaagaaaaaaggccaTGGCTATATGTACTGTAGATTTTTCAAATTACTAAGCTATATCCAAATGCTTGACGACTATTATTGTCAGACACACATGTTCTGTGTTGCAATGTGAGGCATTTGTTGAAATTGTATCTCATCCTATGCATTGTGTATCAGAGGATACATATAAGTGGTTTAAAATACTTTATCCATACTGACACCCCTCAGTTTGGTTCAAAGATGTCTTTACTTGCACAGTGTGCATTTTGTACCATGTTGTAGCCCGCATTAATGCTGAGAGCTATGCTGCTTAAAAATTTGTATCAGTTTTCAGTAATTAAGAGCTTTTCCATTTTGCATTGCTGGATAATTTTGGGAGCTTCCCATGCTGTATGCTTTCTTTGTAAGTTGAACTTTTGCAAAACGTGATTGAATGATTGTTTCAGCTGTTTCTACTTGTTTTATACCATAAAGTTTATTATGTGTACAACCAGCTCGAGTAGTAATACAATCCTTAAAAAGATGTAAAGGTGTATTCACAAATTaaatttttattcatatctgTATGGTCTACTTTGGGACaattaatacatacatacatagtaTAAAGTGTCTGCATATCCAGAGTCAAAAACGGATTATTGACGTGGTTTAAGGATGGACCGCCCTGGTATGGGCGAAATGAAGAGTAGAGGTCACCCATGCTACAATTAAACAGTCCACTGGCGCCACCTGCAGGTAATGTCCTACAAAACAGCCACATTATATTCCTCAGGCATGGAGGagttttaaattcatataataCTAAATTCAGTACATTGTACACATTTCCTCTTGGACAGATTTTCAAgctcaaatatgttttatgttttcttgcttttatcCCTGATTCCAATGCATTTCAGACCAACAATATCGCATTAGCCTATTTATAATAATGTATACTATTTTTATGACAAGCAAATATTTTGTGTTATATGCTAGATATGCGCTATTATTACACGACAGTAAAAATAAAGTCACATCCATAAACCTTAATCAGAGTAATGCCGGAATGTAGACCATGAGTGGACGAAGTAAGTATAGCCTAATAATTATCAAAATTattgaagaaataaaaaataagtgtgtAATTTGAcgtagtaataataaaataattgaaattcACAAGAGTCATGGCGTTATCGACCGTGTGAATTTATTGTATGCGGAAGGGGAAATGTTCAGAGCGGAAATCCGTTTTTTGCTGTAGTGAACTGAGTGAGCTTGATTACTGCTGCGGCTGCATCGACCTTGGTGGCTAGCTCAGGATGGCAGGGAATGCGTGGAGGTCAGCGGTATGTaccagaaaaatatataaattctttttaaaaaaaaaacctaatagCACCAATTGCATGTCATTGGTTTCCAATTCAACTAACGCTAGGCTATTTGACAGTCGTGCACACTAACGCAGAGGCTACTAGCTTGAAGTTACTATAGCAACCTGACTCCTGACCGCTAAGTTAGCGTTAGCATTTAATAACATGTAACTAACCTACTTATTCTCGTTTATAATAGCTACACTGTGTTAAGAGTTTAGCGTTGGCGTCATAGGTAATTTGCTCAAGTTGAACGTGTCTTGATCAAGCTACAGTCTGGCAACAAATGTCTATGAAATGTCCCTTATCTGCAGATTCTTAAACTGCTAAGACAGTGGGGTTTATCGAGCAATGGCAAGGATAAAATCAAGGCAGAGGAAGTAAGTTAAGCTTGAGTATTAAAACGTTGACTACGTGGCTTGAGGAAAAGAACTAGCTAGCTATCTCCCACAGTAGTATAGTTATCCAAATCTGAAACGGGCATTTCTTTTCTAAGTCAGTAATGTAATCTGTTGTGCTCCAAAGCTGAAGGTGACTTCTTGCTGTGCTGTGTCTATTAGTTAATTGACGCTACATTACTACATAATGTGTATGTCAGTATGCCATCCTCGTTGCCCTTGCTGGTGTTACAGGGCCTTCAACCTCCACCCATACACGGATGTGGCATGTGGGTGATGGTGCTATATCATCTCCAGGCTAACTCATTTGTTAATAGTAATTTATGCTAATCAAGCCAACAGAAGTGTGCTTTTTCAACACAGCTAACATGCTAAGAAACAAGTAATGATTTACTTTACTCCTGCTATGAAATACAGTCTCGTCTTTCAGAATGTCCTTTGCAGATTGTTCCCAagtcatctatctatctatctatctatctatctattggtCTGTCCCTTGTGTGTTTGGCATTGCAGTAATTATATCCTTATACCATATTTTTTTGGTCAAACCTTACAGTTATACAGATAAAATATGCTATACTGAGACTGCATAATTCTTGGGTGATTCGCTTTACATCATAACTCTTTTAATACAAGATAGTAGTAATTATTAGTCTCAGTATAAGTGAGACAGCTTACTGTATATCGGAAATAGGTGTTAAATGTGTTGCCTTGTTTATTGTCAGGTGTCCCGGGCGGTCGGAGCTCTGAGGAGAGACTCTCCACAACCCAGGACATACATGCGTGGGGTATGTATCCTAGAGCTAGAGTACATTTCTTCCTGAGATATTCTTGCTTATATTAAATAGTGACACTTTCTCagaaatgcattattattgCTGTATCATTGAATGTTATGTGATTTTGTTCTGCCTCACAGATGCATACTGTTACTTTAATCCCTGGTGATGGAATTGGTCCAGAGATCTCCACTGCTGTCATGAAGATATTTGAAGCAGCTAAGGTAAGTACCGGACAACCATGGAAAAACAGTATCCAGCAAAATTATTTTTAGGTTTCAGTAATTAATACTTTTGTCTCAAATCTGGAATATGTTAATATGACAAATCTTTGTACATTTCAATGATCTAGGCACCTATTCAGTGGGAAGAGAGAAATGTTACAGCCATCCAAGGACCTGGCGGCAAGTGGATGATCCCTCCAGATGCCAAAGAATCGATGGACAGGAACAAAATCGGCCTAAAAGGTAGCCTGCGTAACAcacttataatatataataatgtaaataactaatatatataatatactagTAGTTTTTCCTATCCCAGTAGTTTTACTCTCATTCAGTGCCACAGcaaaaaatgtaaagtgaaagtgagaagtacatttaaataaagaccaatataaataataataaaaagttgtACAAATACTTACTGATAAATAATATGACCCGCTGGTTTAGATCTTGCCCCTCCAAAGGATGTTTTCATTTGGTGTTGGCAAGTGACCTAGTACATAATTTTGAATGACTCAACAATCTGCAGGTCCTTTGAAGACACCAATAGCTGCTGGCCATCCCTCCATGAACCTGCTGCTGAGGAAAACTTTTGACCTCTATGCCAATGTGCGCCCCTGTGTGTCCATTGAGGGCTACAAGACCCCCTACACTGATGTGAACCTTGTCACCATCAGGGAGAACACTGAGGGTGAATACAGTGGGATTGAACATGTGGTAAGAACCTTTaacaacacattacacattacaggcctatttaattttctttacaTCAAAATATTACGTTCCTCTCTGTTGTCTGTTTGTTGCTTCCCAGGTGTGGACACCTTTTGCTGTTTAGGAATATAACCTTTAGCATCATCTTGAAATCATCCAAACATAATTTATGGTTAACAGATGTTTCCTGAGTCTAATCTTccttgtattcatttattttcagattgTTGATGGAGTTGTACAGAGCATTAAGCTCATTACAGAGGAAGCTAGCCAACGCATTGCAGAGTATGCGTTTGAATATGCCAGAAATAATAATAGGGCCAGTGTTACTGCTGTTCATAAGGCCAATATTATGTAAGTTGTATTCATTACAAATTACTTTAATTTGTTATTCTCAAGGTATTTGCCTAAATTAAATGGTTGTTCTCTattgacatgttttattgtagGCGCATGTCAGATGGACTCTTCCTACGAAAATGCAGAGAGGCTGCTGAAAAGCACAAGGATGTGAAATTCACAGAGATGTACTTGGATACTGTGTGCCTTAATGTAAGTCCCAATAGCTTTTGTTATGAATTACTTGTGAATTAAAGTTTTTGATGGATAAGAAGTAATGTTTTGTGAAGGGTTTGCACATTTAACATGCCTAATTATTAGTGTTATTGTTTGTACCTAATTCCACAGATGGTACAGGATCCCACACAGTTTGATGTTTTGGTGATGCCAAATTTGTATGGAGACATCTTGAGGTAAATAAATTTGACCAGTAAACCTCTTAGATTGAAAGGCTTCAAAATATAGGTTGTGTTCTCCATAATATTGTGCATCAGAaaagcaaacttttttttttcttgttaattaCAGACAATGCAGCTCCTTAGTAAACATATAATGCATTTACACACCACTTAAAAAGTAATTTTTGTTTCatgttccatttttttcatttgctgtACATGGAGAAATGAGTTAAATCAAGAACATAGTACAGGCAATATGGTTTCAACCAGGCagtattaaatgttaaataatgatcatttaaaaGTTACCAAATCAATTGATCTAAACTAATCTggaatataataatttaatcaatcaaagaaaaataaagaaaaatgtgtagtGATGAGGCACCCCGACATCAGTTGCAAATGATGAGCCTATGTCTAATTAGTAAGGTCATATACATGCACAGGAATAAACCTGAAGCTAACCGCATATGTTTACATTACAGTGATCTTTGTGCTGGACTGATTGGAGGTCTTGGAGTGACCCCTAGTGGAAACATTGGCGCCAATGGTGTTGCCATATTTGAGTCGGTAGGTTGTTGTTGTTCCCATTTGTCCCAACTGTGTATCCAAGTACAAATAGCACATTAGAAATTCATGGTGTGTGATGAGCTagtaaagtttgttttttctctgtttttataaatgtgatgtttatAGAAATATCAGTAATGATGACTGATT
Coding sequences within it:
- the lrrc61 gene encoding leucine-rich repeat-containing protein 61, whose amino-acid sequence is MDVKRDKDQDADCEKVTAVLLKSRTGEFDLESILFLKLRGLGIHDLGCIGECMNLERLDLSGNNITNLAALSSLRLLCVLNLSANRISNLEPLHNCDNLQNLNLAGNNISSIESFHCLKSLRKLENIRLKDNTYNYTNPVCRNTPYRTIILEMFPTIKVLDGERVVGRGSDLYQLCKDIDDTIKAGLYKNGQLIEHPDCKPWVEDTYWEIKRSNNAIIEEAYKQFNDVLHECRLLNNRATHVISQTERSMSLKKQPKQYAI
- the idh3a gene encoding isocitrate dehydrogenase [NAD] subunit alpha, mitochondrial isoform X1; this encodes MAGNAWRSAVSRAVGALRRDSPQPRTYMRGMHTVTLIPGDGIGPEISTAVMKIFEAAKAPIQWEERNVTAIQGPGGKWMIPPDAKESMDRNKIGLKGPLKTPIAAGHPSMNLLLRKTFDLYANVRPCVSIEGYKTPYTDVNLVTIRENTEGEYSGIEHVIVDGVVQSIKLITEEASQRIAEYAFEYARNNNRASVTAVHKANIMRMSDGLFLRKCREAAEKHKDVKFTEMYLDTVCLNMVQDPTQFDVLVMPNLYGDILSDLCAGLIGGLGVTPSGNIGANGVAIFESVHGTAPDIAGKDMANPTALLLSAVMMLRHMGLHDHANNIETACFGTIRDKKVLTGDLGGKAKCSEFTEAICQRVRDSA
- the idh3a gene encoding isocitrate dehydrogenase [NAD] subunit alpha, mitochondrial isoform X2 is translated as MRGMHTVTLIPGDGIGPEISTAVMKIFEAAKAPIQWEERNVTAIQGPGGKWMIPPDAKESMDRNKIGLKGPLKTPIAAGHPSMNLLLRKTFDLYANVRPCVSIEGYKTPYTDVNLVTIRENTEGEYSGIEHVIVDGVVQSIKLITEEASQRIAEYAFEYARNNNRASVTAVHKANIMRMSDGLFLRKCREAAEKHKDVKFTEMYLDTVCLNMVQDPTQFDVLVMPNLYGDILSDLCAGLIGGLGVTPSGNIGANGVAIFESVHGTAPDIAGKDMANPTALLLSAVMMLRHMGLHDHANNIETACFGTIRDKKVLTGDLGGKAKCSEFTEAICQRVRDSA